One genomic segment of Anguilla anguilla isolate fAngAng1 chromosome 2, fAngAng1.pri, whole genome shotgun sequence includes these proteins:
- the synpo2lb gene encoding synaptopodin 2-like protein → MVAEEIVVTLSGGAPWGFRLQGGAEHKKPLQVAKVRRRSKACRAGLREADELLSINDKLCGGLSHAQAMSLIDGGPGTLHIRVKRAPSGFQSVVLLTRSPSPRIDKEYRAAVREVRRGALMSPTGRDDPPRRESVTSPPDSEAYYGETDSDADTAHERQRRQKRRSPSGSPAKMGGGKSSPEETSEMSGYESAPDAPAYPDASPPQQGSPPGVARREVIYQPPRADNSPENSSSSLDDQSPAEGPGPNEVDSGFQEPPSLPPLVSPDRAKEALLLASRGQLVPMVGPVDNPVAEELTVTYMDKAKQAKLHRGESVQEKQVKEARSRCRSIAALLTDAPNPHSKGVLMFKKRRQRAKKYTLTCFGSVEGASSQDGTTEEEDDEEEEGVFPGSESELDEDGFTSAPESAWDSDYLDILERKTPAAGCGETESPGLNATSGKGAQLFEQQRRRGQERAAAAEAAAAEVAPVSTYAEQAPPLQGLSPTAPTVPATPSMPALPTAPAAPVNYSVMNGDCTVVSRASVVMSPPVVNGGGAGPPGSVLNRTAQPFAAGFVSHRAATTPVVFRPGPPKKGPPAQPAAAARATPLPFSPPPSEVKRAVSTTSLYIPPRPAPRNAPPSMLSPPSSVAAAPYSPFYPSSAPATPFSRPPLPAPSSCNPPAQATPISPPPAQAASFHPPPAQATPFSPPPAQAASFHPPPAQATPFSPPPAQAASFHPPPAQATPFSPPPAQAASFYSPPAQATPFYPPPVQATPLSPPAPRATSVYLPPARVTPFSPPPAQVMPFSPPPAQPMPFSPPPGQVMPFSPPPAQVMPFSPPPAQVMPFSPPPTQPTPFSTPPTQPTPYSTPPAQAITFSQPPVQAMPFSPPPTHTTSYYPPHTQTPASPYSTQAIPFSPLPVQAISLTLAPAPVTAFPPPPAPPTTCPTPTSATPFSPSSTPVGPLSPPAFSPPAHQPCAVAIAPPPTPKVSFNPYVAVATTTPSPPVSATPAPTPVPTQCPAAANSAEALASREQRISVPAARTGILQEARRRGSKKPMFSAPEEKKQNSPNPELLSLVQNLDEKPRAGAGAEPGFESGPEEDFLNLGAEACNFMQVHKSRLPPPVAPKPHAAPEGPQIPQMGGKGAELFARRQSRMDRYVVDRTAPAANLAVPPGQPRLPSPTPSLPSHWKYSPNIRAPPPISYNPLLSPSCPPGAQRGTKASQTAKVAKKRDAQKQPPKPMDVMSRQPYQLNSAMFTYGGGGTPAPGNHQSQSISLSAPKQIPVKAARVYNIKRFSTPTPMSAPASLSPAVIAPRSATTLGEPLWRPDVVSPPPAPLSPPPPAPTGALPELPRIYSAPVPNPAPAPAPAPPPGSAYAPLQNGRQWFKSAPELSPLCSAVSGSSLSVRVPRPRFSTSSMGIQANVWRPGSVHY, encoded by the exons ATGGTGGCCGAAGAGATTGTGGTTACCCTGTCGGGGGGCGCACCTTGGGGTTTTCGACTACAGGGTGGCGCTGAGCATAAGAAACCCCTACAAGTAGCTAAG GTGCGGAGGCGGAGCAAGGCGTGCAGGGCGGGGCTTCGCGAGGCGGACGAGCTGCTGTCCATCAACGATAAACTGTGCGGAGGGCTGTCCCACGCGCAGGCCATGAGCCTGATCGACGGCGGACCGGGAACTCTGCACATACGCGTGAAGAG GGCCCCGTCGGGCTTCCAGTCCGTGGTGCTGCTCACCCGATCCCCCTCGCCCCGAATTGACAAGGAGTACCGCGCGGCGGTGAGGGAGGTCCGCCGGGGGGCGCTGATGTCCCCGACGGGCCGGGACGACCCGCCCAGGCGCGAGTCGGTGACGTCGCCGCCGGACAGCGAGGCCTACTACGGCGAGACAGACAGCGACGCCGACACGGCCCACGAGCGGCAGCGGCGGCAGAAGAGGCGGAGCCCCAGCGGCTCGCCCGCCAAGATGGGCGGCGGGAAGTCGTCGCCGGAGGAGACCTCGGAGATGAGCGGCTACGAGAGCGCGCCCGACGCCCCGGCCTACCCCGACGCCTCGCCGCCGCAGCAGGGCAGCCCGCCGGGCGTCGCCCGCCGGGAGGTGATCTACCAGCCCCCGCGCGCCGACAACTCGCCCGAGAACTCGTCCTCCAGCCTGGACGACCAGAGCCCCGCCGAAGGGCCGGGGCCCAACGAGGTGGACAGCGGCTTCCAGGAGCCGCCCAGCCTGCCCCCGCTGGTCTCGCCCGACCGCGCCAAGGAGGCCCTCCTCCTGGCGTCCCGCGGGCAGCTGGTGCCCATGGTGGGGCCCGTGGACAACCCGGTGGCCGAGGAGCTGACCGTGACCTACATGGACAAAGCCAAACAAGCCA AACTACACAGAGGCGAGAGCGTGCAGGAGAAGCAGGTGAAGGAGGCCCGGTCCAGGTGCCGCAGTATCGCAGCCCTGCTGACCGACGCGCCCAACCCGCACTCCAAGGGCGTGCTCATGTTCAAGAAGCGGAGGCAGCGCGCCAAGAAGTACACGCTCACCTGCTTCGGCAGCGTGGAGGGAGCGTCCAGCCAGGACGGCACCaccgaggaggaggacgacgaggaggaggagggcgtcTTCCCGGGCAGCGAGTCGGAGCTGGACGAGGACGGCTTCACCTCGGCCCCCGAGTCGGCCTGGGACAGCGACTACCTGGACATCCTGGAGAGGAAGACCCCCGCGGCGGGCTGCGGGGAGACGGAGAGCCCGGGGCTGAACGCCACCTCCGGGAAGGGCGCCCAGCTTTTCgagcagcagaggaggagggggcaggagcgcgccgcggcggcggaggcggcaGCGGCGGAGGTCGCGCCCGTATCGACGTACGCGGAGCAGGCGCCCCCCCTGCAGGGTCTGAGCCCCACCGCGCCCACCGTGCCCGCCACTCCCAGCATGCCCGCCTTGCCTACCGCGCCCGCGGCGCCCGTGAACTACAGCGTGATGAACGGGGACTGCACCGTGGTGAGCCGGGCCAGCGTGGTGATGTCGCCGCCCGTGGTGAAcggcggaggggcggggccgcccGGCTCCGTGCTCAACAGGACCGCCCAGCCCTTCGCCGCCGGGTTCGTCAGCCACAGGGCCGCCACCACGCCCGTGGTGTTCCGCCCCGGCCCGCCCAAGAAGGGCCCCCCCGCGCAGCCCGCGGCAGCCGCCCGGGCCacgcccctccccttctccccgcCTCCCTCGGAGGTGAAGCGGGCCGTCTCCACCACCTCTCTCTACATCCCGCCCAGACCTGCCCCCAGGAACGCCCCGCCCTCCATGctctcccctccttcctctGTAGCTGCTGCTCCCTACTCTCCATTCTATCCATCTTCTGCCCCTGCGACTCCCTTCTCTCGCCCACCTCTGCCCGCCCCATCCTCATGTAACCCTCCGGCGCAAGCCACGCCCATTTCTCCGCCTCCCGCACAGGCTGCGTCCTTCCATCCTCCTCCTGCTCAAGCCACGCCCTTTTCTCCGCCTCCCGCGCAGGCTGCGTCCTTCCATCCTCCTCCTGCCCAAGCCACGCCCTTTTCTCCGCCTCCCGCACAGGCTGCGTCCTTCCATCCTCCTCCTGCCCAAGCCACGCCCTTTTCTCCACCTCCCGCACAGGCTGCGTCCTTCTATTCTCCTCCTGCCCAAGCCACGCCCTTTTATCCACCTCCTGTACAAGCCACTCCCCTTTCTCCACCTGCTCCGCGGGCCACATCTGTCTATCTTCCTCCTGCTCGAGTCACACCCTTTTCTCCACCTCCTGCCCAAGTCATGCCATTTTCTCCACCTCCAGCTCAACCCATGCCATTTTCTCCACCTCCAGGCCAAGTCATGCCATTTTCTCCACCTCCAGCCCAAGTCATGCCATTTTCTCCACCTCCAGCCCAAGTCATGCCATTTTCTCCACCTCCTACCCAACCCACGCCATTTTCTACACCTCCTACCCAACCCACACCATATTCTACACCTCCTGCCCAAGCCATAACCTTTTCTCAACCTCCTGTACAAGCCATGCCCTTCTCTCCACCTCCTACACACACCACATCTTACTATCCACCTCATACACAAACTCCTGCTTCCCCATATTCTACACAAGCTATACCCTtttccccacttcctgttcaagCCATCTCTCTCACCTTGGCTCCTGCACCAGTCACCGCCTTCCCTCCACCTCCTGCACCACCCACAACCTGTCCCACTCCCACATCAGCCACGCCCTTTTCTCCATCTTCTACCCCTGTgggtcccctctctcccccggccttctctccccctgcccACCAGCCCTGCGCCGTAGCGATCGCTCCCCCGCCAACGCCGAAGGTGTCCTTCAACCCGTACGTCGCCGTggccaccaccaccccctcgccccccgtCTCGGCCACTCCCGCCCCCACTCCCGTCCCCACGCAGTGCCCCGCCGCCGCCAACTCCGCCGAGGCCCTGGCGTCCCGCGAGCAGAGGATCTCCGTGCCCGCCGCCCGCACCGGCATCCTGCAGGAGGCCCGTCGCCGCGGCAGCAAGAAGCCCATGTTCAGCGCCCCCGAGGAGAAGAAGCAGAACTCGCCCAACCCCGAGCTGCTGTCGCTGGTGCAGAACCTGGACGAGAAGCcccgggcgggggcgggggcggagcccgggTTCGAGTCCGGCCCCGAGGAGGACTTCCTCAACCTGGGGGCGGAGGCCTGCAACTTCATGCAGGTCCACAAGAGCAGGCTGCCGCCACCGGTGGCCCCCAAGCCCCACGCGGCCCCCGAGGGGCCCCAGATCCCCCAGATGGGAggcaagggggcggagctgttCGCGCGGAGGCAGAGCCGCATGGACAGGTACGTGGTGGACAGGACGGCCCCCGCCGCCAATCTCGCCGTGCCGCCGGGGCAACCCCGCCTCCCGtcgcccaccccctccctcccgtctCACTGGAAGTACTCGCCCAACATtcgcgccccccctcccatcagCTACAACCCCCTGCTGTCCCCGTCCTGTCCACCGGGGGCTCAGCGCGGCACGAAGGCGTCCCAGACCGCCAAAGTCGCCAAGAAGAGGGACGCGCAGAAGCAGCCCCCCAAGCCCATGGACGTCATGAGCCGGCAACCCTACCAGCTCAACTCCGCCATGTTCACTTACGGGGGCGGCGGAACGCCCGCGCCGGGCAACCACCAATCGCAGAGCATCTCCCTGAGCGCGCCCAAGCAGATCCCCGTCAAGGCCGCCCGCGTCTACAACATCAAGCGCTTCTCCACGCCCACGCCCATGTCCGCGCCGGCGTCCCTCAGCCCCGCCGTGATCGCGCCCCGGTCCGCCACCACCCTCGGGGAGCCCCTGTGGCGCCCCGACGTCgtctccccgccccccgcccccctctcgcCTCCGCCGCCCGCCCCCACGGGCGCCCTGCCGGAGCTGCCCAGGATCTACTCCGCCCCCGTCCCgaaccccgcccccgcccccgcccccgccccgccccccggctcGGCCTACGCCCCGCTCCAGAACGGCAGGCAGTGGTTTAAGAGCGCCCCGGAGCTGAGCCCCCTGTGCTCGGCTGTTTCGGGCAGCTCCCTGTCCGTCAGGGTGCCCAGGCCCCGCTTCAGCACCTCCAGCATGGGCATCCAGGCCAACGTGTGGAGGCCGGGCTCCGTGCACTACTGA